A genomic region of Gemmata massiliana contains the following coding sequences:
- a CDS encoding TIGR03067 domain-containing protein encodes MLASLLAVSLALAPGQPPKEDKKAPELSAEAKKELKKLEGKWQIVKALGSEGEADVKELDAFCAIAGTKLTFTRGTKTEVAEVTALDPGADPKCIDLTESRPGRPERVTEGVFKLDGDTLHLAMAAPKDGKLRPASVEKPTDGRIIVWVMKRVKE; translated from the coding sequence ATGCTCGCTTCGTTGCTCGCGGTTTCACTAGCGCTTGCGCCGGGTCAACCGCCGAAGGAAGACAAGAAGGCGCCGGAACTGTCGGCCGAAGCGAAAAAGGAGCTGAAGAAGCTCGAGGGCAAGTGGCAGATCGTGAAAGCGCTCGGCTCGGAAGGGGAAGCCGATGTGAAGGAACTCGATGCGTTCTGCGCGATCGCGGGGACCAAATTGACGTTCACCCGGGGAACGAAGACCGAGGTGGCGGAGGTCACGGCCTTGGACCCCGGTGCGGACCCGAAGTGTATCGACCTGACAGAATCTCGGCCGGGCAGACCCGAGCGCGTCACCGAAGGTGTGTTCAAGCTGGACGGGGATACGCTCCACCTCGCGATGGCTGCTCCCAAGGACGGTAAACTGCGCCCGGCCAGCGTTGAGAAGCCCACCGACGGGCGCATCATCGTGTGGGTCATGAAGCGCGTCAAGGAATAG
- a CDS encoding metallophosphoesterase: MVNDSAAIVWWHFSDIHWRANASEERARYLDTLFDHLERKAIDVHGLPDFVAMTGDLADTGKRSEYAAFSAQFVERLRALLARRSEVGIPFFFVPGNHDVDRDVTRRINPDMVKGISAVTHLDELFQNESDIDTLLLPFRAFGEFQANGIATAGDTKHALSWSKTIEIRGRQVYVAGANTAWACGYHRNEAGKVDDQRHLWMGLPQLTRLDKPTTTPALSILLIHHPLSWLSSISESQCKHYIQTNFDVLLSGHVHTADGLAQNITPNGRCLHLPAPALHDRADTDTIRYARGYVVTVLDLDTRIGSAHYYKYTDAHGQKITKFLELYGDDRDHFPLDLRRGAAEAEREPEIGTVTDLLQADARLRRLDDHLVSQIDAVHLTAHTMAIYDALIGDQTRHMGVFERDTVATAAEVVQVCRVNLAFQVQEAKRAKEKYQSHRVVSSLRHYWETARHLPVPLSLQLPSEAYERLAAWSLDSPQLRTSESRQIPEAYLRYYAFCWLVSQVCFYLNHPVAAAAVFASDLRVKGIRPSSDSTPEHNLLSCRFDPAASQIVAELRVADRDGFLLVSTVKHFADTFIRELTDLWRRHYRVFPPFAITLYYPQWTSPNIRGEYLTVEATPIIRLLMGKGLYGDTEHVWFRELVQNALDANATRRGLSREGFESRITIQLLAPGVCSIRDNGIGMSSQHITRYLTTLGRSIWASDELDEAKPNKTKVNQAIGQFGIGFASVFQHADRVHVYTRFFREIGEGGWQVDFTSVDKPFFVERFSCEVGTEIRVQLKKPLTATQFSDMVRRFFIYASDTLEVNPPVNLPKSLDEVQLVAANTVHFVDLREINSEHAVGSFRFRVRAAFLLSLRGDRKKDPAPASYLLVSNAGVRVFEQTSEYLKPGKRYVVKEVEESSGRTHYDRDTNAIRHFYIIIDFEKGYSPILPSRNEIEITPDFSAGLQAAIHEAFVTALRQAVTEISSSVTDDKARRQHILACLTESNFAIPASRHSRRRVRWTSPPAHPTIFSAVGELYRSHCPLSANTEQGEIRYLSYEGVRTGTIRVFVLKQMAETSLFRVYIRAKKILEWLVADSAEEFALMQHLFGGEEWKSIREDRDIFVDRRELFAEKPGTPLSKFIRGDYAVIDNDIFSKAAYICLPANLPGSWQRGEAASHRRFAVSEHCPARVLLNAQHPPVVSLDKYAAASGSISEEQIRIMQLTLDGFFDGVVEQERVGVARKRWDALRGEISNLVNDATIKGMAFDVLKG; this comes from the coding sequence GTGGTAAATGATAGCGCTGCGATCGTCTGGTGGCACTTCTCGGACATCCACTGGAGGGCGAACGCCTCTGAGGAACGGGCTCGCTATCTAGATACCCTATTCGACCACCTCGAGCGGAAAGCGATTGACGTCCACGGCCTGCCTGACTTTGTAGCCATGACCGGTGACCTGGCTGATACTGGAAAGAGAAGCGAGTACGCAGCCTTCAGCGCCCAGTTCGTTGAGAGGTTACGAGCACTGCTCGCTCGGCGGTCCGAGGTGGGGATACCTTTCTTTTTTGTCCCCGGAAACCACGATGTAGACCGGGACGTCACCCGTCGTATCAACCCAGACATGGTGAAGGGGATTAGTGCTGTCACGCATCTAGATGAATTATTCCAGAACGAATCGGATATAGATACTCTCCTCCTGCCGTTCCGCGCGTTCGGCGAATTTCAAGCCAACGGAATTGCAACCGCTGGTGATACCAAACATGCGCTGAGTTGGAGTAAGACGATAGAGATCCGCGGGAGACAAGTCTATGTGGCGGGGGCAAACACTGCCTGGGCATGCGGATATCACCGGAATGAAGCCGGCAAAGTCGATGACCAGCGACACTTGTGGATGGGGCTTCCGCAACTGACCCGCCTGGACAAGCCAACGACCACACCTGCACTTTCGATTTTGTTGATCCACCACCCGCTCTCGTGGCTATCGAGCATCTCTGAATCGCAGTGCAAGCATTACATCCAGACGAATTTCGACGTTCTACTAAGCGGCCACGTCCATACGGCTGATGGACTGGCGCAGAACATCACGCCTAACGGCAGGTGCCTACACTTGCCTGCCCCCGCCCTCCATGATCGCGCCGACACCGATACGATCAGGTATGCCAGGGGCTATGTAGTCACTGTACTCGATTTAGACACCAGGATAGGGTCTGCTCATTACTATAAGTATACGGACGCTCACGGCCAGAAGATCACGAAATTCCTAGAGTTATATGGCGATGACCGTGATCACTTTCCCCTAGACTTGCGCAGAGGCGCGGCCGAAGCGGAAAGAGAGCCTGAAATCGGAACGGTAACGGACCTACTCCAGGCCGATGCGAGACTGAGACGACTGGATGATCACCTCGTTTCGCAGATCGATGCTGTACACTTAACTGCTCACACGATGGCGATCTATGACGCCTTGATCGGTGATCAGACGCGGCATATGGGCGTGTTCGAAAGAGACACTGTGGCGACCGCTGCGGAAGTTGTCCAGGTCTGCCGCGTAAATCTTGCCTTCCAAGTGCAGGAAGCAAAACGGGCGAAAGAGAAGTACCAGTCTCATCGCGTTGTGTCTTCACTCCGGCATTACTGGGAAACTGCAAGGCATCTCCCTGTGCCTCTCTCACTGCAACTCCCCAGTGAAGCTTACGAGCGACTTGCGGCATGGTCACTCGACTCTCCACAACTCAGAACCTCCGAGAGTAGGCAGATCCCGGAGGCGTACCTCCGTTACTACGCATTCTGCTGGTTAGTCAGTCAGGTATGTTTCTATCTCAATCACCCTGTTGCAGCAGCAGCAGTCTTCGCCAGTGATCTCCGAGTCAAGGGTATCCGTCCGTCTTCTGACTCCACTCCCGAACACAATCTTTTGTCGTGCCGGTTCGATCCTGCAGCAAGCCAGATTGTTGCGGAATTGCGCGTAGCCGATCGAGACGGATTCTTGCTCGTGAGTACGGTCAAGCATTTCGCGGATACTTTCATCCGCGAACTGACGGATCTATGGAGGAGACACTATCGGGTGTTTCCGCCGTTCGCGATTACACTCTATTATCCCCAGTGGACATCACCGAACATTCGGGGTGAATACCTGACAGTGGAGGCAACCCCCATTATCAGGCTATTGATGGGGAAAGGCTTGTATGGCGACACCGAACACGTCTGGTTTCGTGAACTCGTTCAAAACGCACTTGATGCAAACGCCACCCGCCGAGGTCTAAGCCGTGAAGGGTTCGAATCTAGAATTACCATTCAGCTACTGGCCCCGGGTGTGTGCTCGATACGTGACAACGGCATCGGGATGTCGAGCCAGCATATTACTCGCTATCTGACTACGCTTGGGCGGTCGATCTGGGCGAGCGACGAGTTGGATGAGGCGAAGCCGAACAAGACGAAAGTTAACCAAGCGATCGGTCAGTTCGGGATTGGTTTCGCGTCAGTCTTTCAACACGCCGACCGTGTTCACGTCTATACGCGATTCTTCAGGGAGATCGGTGAAGGCGGCTGGCAGGTCGACTTTACCTCTGTGGATAAGCCATTTTTCGTTGAGCGTTTTTCGTGCGAGGTAGGAACGGAGATTCGCGTCCAACTAAAGAAGCCACTGACTGCGACGCAATTCTCAGATATGGTGCGGCGATTCTTCATCTACGCAAGTGACACTCTGGAGGTGAACCCGCCAGTCAACCTTCCGAAGTCACTGGATGAAGTTCAATTGGTCGCTGCAAATACGGTTCACTTTGTCGATCTCCGAGAAATTAATTCCGAACACGCGGTCGGCTCATTCCGATTCCGCGTTCGCGCGGCCTTTCTGCTTTCGCTTCGAGGGGACCGCAAGAAGGATCCTGCTCCAGCCTCTTATCTGCTGGTAAGCAACGCTGGTGTGAGGGTGTTCGAGCAGACCTCGGAGTACCTTAAGCCAGGCAAGCGATATGTCGTGAAGGAGGTGGAAGAGTCGAGTGGGCGGACACACTACGATAGGGACACCAACGCGATCCGTCACTTCTACATCATCATCGACTTTGAAAAAGGTTATTCTCCAATTCTGCCGTCGCGTAATGAAATCGAGATCACTCCTGATTTTTCCGCTGGACTGCAGGCAGCTATACATGAAGCATTCGTAACAGCATTACGTCAAGCTGTCACTGAAATTAGCTCGTCTGTGACTGACGATAAGGCCCGGCGGCAGCACATCTTGGCCTGCCTGACGGAATCCAATTTCGCCATCCCCGCATCGCGCCACTCTCGCCGCCGAGTTCGCTGGACTTCTCCGCCGGCGCATCCCACCATCTTCTCTGCTGTGGGGGAGCTATATCGCAGTCACTGCCCTCTAAGTGCCAACACGGAGCAGGGAGAGATCCGGTATCTGTCGTACGAGGGGGTGCGCACTGGTACTATTCGCGTATTCGTACTCAAACAGATGGCAGAGACAAGTCTGTTCCGAGTCTATATCCGGGCCAAGAAGATATTGGAGTGGCTAGTGGCGGATTCGGCCGAAGAGTTCGCGCTCATGCAACACCTATTCGGTGGAGAGGAATGGAAAAGTATTCGGGAAGACCGCGACATCTTTGTTGATCGACGGGAGCTGTTTGCAGAGAAGCCCGGCACCCCACTCTCCAAGTTTATTCGTGGCGATTATGCGGTGATTGACAATGACATATTTTCTAAAGCCGCTTACATCTGCCTGCCGGCCAACCTTCCCGGCTCATGGCAGCGAGGCGAAGCCGCCTCCCATCGGCGGTTCGCTGTATCCGAACATTGCCCCGCTCGGGTGCTCCTCAATGCGCAGCACCCCCCTGTCGTTTCCCTCGACAAGTACGCTGCTGCTTCTGGGAGCATATCCGAGGAGCAAATCCGCATCATGCAACTAACACTGGACGGCTTTTTCGATGGCGTCGTGGAACAGGAGCGGGTCGGAGTGGCACGTAAGCGTTGGGATGCGCTCCGAGGAGAAATCAGTAATCTGGTCAACGACGCGACAATCAAAGGGATGGCTTTCGACGTATTGAAGGGTTGA
- a CDS encoding SLATT domain-containing protein → MFTTPTPAANRWGRFAWPLSWSRASDLTPDPFPELQWEGAGGESLEKLRKYVIGEAQEAINWYLRRRRWKRRGAQITRVGAITAVTVASVIPVLAQLLGSDGRFAFNPGWGTVVLAGAALLVALDYFYGYTSSWVRYLDAEQRIARIVYEFQFDWERLRAGWVGAPPPTLDQVATALARLRNAVLGVQQVVEDETSLWATEFRSTLKQLDDAARTRPTPMPAAAGANVTVTNGAALDDGWGLAVGDGQTEQHWGIRAALTDLKPGPCRFVAEGVLKGCSVRDELTVEVPQQGIVDIRMTLN, encoded by the coding sequence ATGTTTACGACGCCCACTCCTGCCGCGAACCGCTGGGGGCGGTTCGCGTGGCCCCTCTCCTGGTCGCGTGCTTCGGACCTTACCCCCGACCCTTTCCCCGAACTTCAGTGGGAGGGGGCGGGTGGGGAGTCATTGGAAAAGCTGCGGAAGTACGTGATCGGGGAAGCTCAGGAGGCGATAAACTGGTACCTGCGGCGGCGGAGGTGGAAGCGCCGAGGAGCCCAGATCACCCGGGTCGGCGCGATCACGGCGGTGACCGTGGCCAGCGTCATACCCGTACTTGCTCAATTGCTAGGGTCTGACGGGAGATTCGCATTTAACCCGGGTTGGGGCACGGTGGTCCTCGCTGGGGCTGCCCTCTTAGTTGCGCTCGATTACTTCTATGGTTACACCTCCTCCTGGGTCCGCTACCTCGACGCCGAGCAGAGGATCGCCCGGATCGTCTACGAATTTCAGTTCGATTGGGAGCGGCTCCGGGCCGGCTGGGTGGGCGCCCCGCCCCCTACCTTGGATCAAGTGGCCACTGCCCTCGCGAGGCTGAGGAACGCGGTACTTGGGGTACAGCAGGTTGTCGAGGACGAAACGAGTCTGTGGGCGACCGAGTTCAGGAGTACGCTCAAGCAGCTCGACGACGCCGCACGGACCCGTCCCACCCCGATGCCAGCGGCGGCGGGAGCTAACGTTACCGTTACGAACGGAGCCGCGCTGGACGATGGGTGGGGCTTGGCCGTTGGCGATGGTCAGACCGAACAACACTGGGGGATCCGGGCCGCTTTGACCGACCTCAAACCTGGCCCGTGCAGATTCGTCGCCGAAGGAGTACTGAAGGGTTGCTCGGTAAGGGACGAGTTGACCGTCGAGGTGCCCCAGCAAGGGATTGTTGATATTAGAATGACACTAAATTAA
- a CDS encoding ISAs1 family transposase, which yields MSIPLLAVFADVPDPRRETKNKLHELVDILTLATCAVIAGADGWDQVAAFGRAKQTLFAPYLRLPHGVPSPDTFERVFAKLDPDAFADRFGRWMAAACESTGLVHVAIDGKSARRSTKNTFTGCLHLVEAWAVENRLILGQRSVPEGGHEITTAPDLLGALDLTGAVVTVDAAFCQKELVSQIRTQGGHYVVCVKGNQKGLRGAVAEVFARAGEDAFAGCDMGSAVEDGHGREEERYVTVVEDPEGLPSGWADVGAVALVCRERVVNGKPNESTAHYYLTSLRIGAVELAGYIRNHWGIENGLHWCLDIAFREDDSRARAGHAGANLGMIRRVALSLLQRADTKGSIRTRRMKAAWDDQYLLKVLKILTTK from the coding sequence ATGAGTATTCCGCTGCTGGCGGTGTTTGCGGATGTGCCAGACCCGCGCCGCGAAACGAAGAACAAGTTGCATGAGCTGGTGGATATCCTCACGTTGGCCACGTGTGCGGTGATCGCCGGGGCCGACGGGTGGGACCAGGTGGCCGCGTTCGGTCGGGCCAAGCAAACGTTGTTCGCCCCGTACCTGCGGTTGCCCCACGGGGTTCCGAGCCCGGACACGTTCGAGCGCGTGTTCGCCAAGCTGGACCCGGACGCGTTCGCGGACCGGTTCGGGCGCTGGATGGCAGCCGCATGCGAGAGTACCGGCCTGGTGCACGTGGCGATCGATGGTAAGAGCGCCCGGCGGTCCACCAAGAACACGTTCACCGGGTGCTTGCATCTGGTCGAGGCGTGGGCCGTGGAGAACCGGTTGATCCTGGGCCAGCGGTCCGTGCCCGAGGGCGGACACGAGATCACCACGGCCCCAGATCTGTTGGGCGCCCTGGATCTGACGGGCGCGGTGGTGACCGTCGACGCGGCCTTTTGCCAGAAGGAGTTGGTGTCCCAGATCCGCACCCAGGGCGGGCATTACGTGGTGTGCGTGAAGGGGAACCAGAAGGGGTTGCGCGGCGCGGTGGCGGAGGTGTTCGCGCGGGCCGGGGAGGACGCGTTCGCCGGGTGTGACATGGGGTCCGCGGTCGAGGACGGGCACGGGCGCGAGGAAGAGCGGTACGTGACGGTGGTTGAAGATCCGGAAGGGCTACCGAGCGGGTGGGCCGATGTTGGGGCCGTGGCCCTGGTGTGCCGGGAGCGGGTGGTGAACGGGAAGCCGAATGAGAGCACCGCCCATTACTACCTCACCAGCTTGCGGATCGGGGCGGTCGAGCTGGCGGGGTACATCCGCAACCATTGGGGCATTGAGAACGGGCTCCATTGGTGTCTGGACATCGCGTTCCGGGAAGACGACAGCCGGGCTCGGGCCGGACACGCCGGGGCCAACCTGGGCATGATTCGCCGGGTTGCCCTGTCCCTGCTCCAGCGGGCGGACACCAAGGGCAGCATTCGTACTCGACGCATGAAGGCCGCCTGGGACGATCAATACCTGCTCAAAGTGCTTAAGATTCTGACGACTAAATGA
- a CDS encoding sigma-70 family RNA polymerase sigma factor: MTHPVLVRHLQNTSRVGVPDADLLDAYTRRRDSEAFAVLVRRYGPLVWSVCRRQLRDTSSADDATQATFLALVRRARWVRAATLAAWLVGVARRTSRKMLLSDLRRRRREATAPPSPVVQPDTDMSVRDLLAVLDEEVEQLPLHYRSVLLACYWQGQTQAETAHQLGLSAASVKGLLERGRAKLLDRLRRRGVTADVALRGMLAAPLALAALPDRLRSQTTTLALTASVGTGWAPTALVGLVAGVVAAIVGVTLAQSEGASPPPAAIAPTAVAARWGAPPMATDVDDDPLPKSAILRLGTSRFKHPGNAIELILSPDDKTVVAYGGQWVTAWDASTGKKLWTAPSANSGGGGTAGERLLVASPDGKRAIWVGARDRLEIADIASGKCAQISVKGEPKNLRVTAVDISPGGNSLAVGTSIGVYLTDLTGAVHQKIANPGGKPAFGANGNDRLLFGGDYSFVRYAPGGKRLAVVTSDAPKSLRFCDPDTLKEQSRIELTAYLVRLAFSPDGSRVAVTERDNAVRVYEVAGGKRVHDWAVKLNNPFENYTSAVAWSPDGKWIAAGATDHAIYLWDAVTGKEAGRLTGSGWYPWGLSFSSDSNVLFSTGWDGVVRRWDVAAAKQLPLPNGAVRGSDVVAASRDGSRVAFATETDEIHIVDVETKKEVQRLKAADCGVSRMAFSPDGKYLAIGGSHLTQVNVVLWNLATGTVARRWDWEKGRDPHAAVEDIQFSPDGSQIAAVVFRQHAAHVLTVREGARQVLPHQYIYGLDFAPDGTMLATVGWDRVIRLWNPKTGQVARQVEVPSKDKHDDVRMYAVRFSPDGRTLATAHMRAHVSLWDVKSLQNKSRFEIGDFSRNALAYSSDGLRLATGNYQGVVVWDAQTGAKLWDRGNMGDSVYTVEFGRDGRNVLAGGNGVGYLWDTRPGDPPRKELPGLWADLIGDEAVAADRAFWALAERPAEVVPLLATKTAVRTAREVNADQVAKLIAKLGADDFKTRETAESELAKLGPGAQPQLVKALSVSDSPEARLRLGRLLARTADSDTTRRRYQRLTALLGQIDTPESRKLLRTWGDTAVDSLSEYATAALKRCSSRQP, encoded by the coding sequence GTGACTCACCCCGTCCTTGTTCGTCACCTGCAGAACACGTCTCGGGTAGGTGTGCCCGATGCGGACCTGTTGGACGCTTACACGCGGCGCCGCGATTCCGAAGCGTTTGCGGTTCTGGTCCGTCGCTATGGGCCGCTGGTGTGGAGCGTGTGCCGGCGGCAGTTGCGCGACACGTCGAGTGCGGATGATGCCACCCAGGCCACGTTCCTGGCACTGGTTCGCCGCGCCCGGTGGGTGCGGGCCGCCACACTGGCCGCGTGGCTGGTTGGTGTCGCGCGCCGGACCAGCCGGAAGATGCTACTCAGCGATCTCCGCCGCCGGCGCCGCGAGGCGACCGCTCCGCCATCGCCGGTCGTCCAGCCCGATACGGACATGAGCGTGCGGGATCTCCTGGCGGTACTCGATGAGGAAGTGGAGCAGTTACCGCTTCACTACCGCTCCGTGCTTTTGGCCTGTTACTGGCAAGGTCAGACACAAGCCGAGACCGCCCACCAACTCGGGCTCTCGGCGGCCTCGGTGAAGGGGCTTTTGGAGCGCGGCCGCGCCAAGCTGCTCGATCGTCTGCGCCGGCGCGGTGTGACGGCTGATGTGGCTCTGCGTGGAATGTTGGCCGCACCGCTCGCCCTGGCGGCGTTGCCCGACCGTCTCCGTTCGCAAACCACGACCCTCGCCCTGACCGCGAGTGTGGGAACCGGGTGGGCGCCCACCGCGCTCGTTGGGCTCGTGGCCGGGGTCGTTGCGGCCATAGTGGGGGTGACACTGGCACAATCCGAAGGCGCGTCGCCCCCGCCCGCCGCGATTGCTCCTACTGCCGTAGCGGCCCGTTGGGGCGCGCCGCCAATGGCGACCGATGTGGATGACGACCCCTTGCCCAAGAGCGCCATCTTGCGGCTCGGCACGAGCCGGTTCAAGCACCCGGGCAACGCCATTGAACTGATTCTGTCGCCCGACGACAAAACGGTCGTCGCATACGGCGGTCAGTGGGTCACGGCTTGGGACGCCTCGACTGGGAAAAAACTGTGGACGGCACCTTCTGCTAATTCGGGCGGGGGTGGAACTGCGGGGGAACGGCTTCTAGTCGCGAGTCCGGATGGGAAGCGGGCAATCTGGGTGGGCGCACGCGACCGTCTCGAAATTGCCGATATCGCATCCGGCAAATGCGCCCAAATCTCGGTGAAGGGCGAACCCAAGAATTTGCGGGTTACGGCCGTCGACATTTCACCCGGTGGTAACTCACTGGCCGTCGGCACGTCGATCGGAGTGTACCTCACCGACCTCACGGGAGCGGTGCACCAGAAGATCGCCAATCCCGGAGGCAAGCCCGCTTTCGGCGCCAACGGCAATGACCGGCTGTTGTTCGGTGGGGACTACAGTTTCGTCCGGTACGCACCGGGCGGCAAGCGGCTCGCGGTCGTCACTAGCGACGCCCCCAAAAGCCTGCGGTTCTGCGACCCGGACACGCTCAAGGAGCAGAGCCGGATCGAGCTCACGGCGTACCTGGTGCGGCTGGCGTTCTCGCCCGACGGCTCGCGGGTTGCGGTGACGGAGCGGGATAACGCGGTCCGCGTGTACGAAGTGGCCGGGGGTAAGCGCGTACACGATTGGGCCGTCAAGCTCAATAACCCCTTCGAGAACTACACGTCTGCCGTGGCGTGGTCGCCGGACGGGAAGTGGATAGCCGCAGGGGCAACCGACCACGCCATCTACCTGTGGGACGCGGTCACCGGAAAAGAAGCCGGTCGGCTCACGGGGTCCGGCTGGTACCCGTGGGGGTTGTCCTTCTCGTCCGATAGTAACGTGCTATTCTCGACCGGGTGGGACGGCGTCGTGCGGCGCTGGGACGTGGCCGCGGCCAAGCAATTGCCATTACCCAACGGAGCGGTTCGGGGCTCCGATGTTGTTGCGGCGTCACGGGACGGCTCCCGAGTGGCGTTCGCGACCGAGACCGACGAAATTCACATCGTGGATGTCGAGACGAAAAAGGAGGTGCAACGGCTCAAGGCGGCCGACTGCGGCGTCAGCCGCATGGCCTTCTCGCCCGACGGCAAGTACCTCGCGATTGGTGGCAGTCACTTGACCCAAGTTAACGTGGTCCTCTGGAATCTGGCTACCGGCACGGTCGCCCGCCGCTGGGACTGGGAGAAGGGACGCGATCCACACGCGGCCGTGGAAGATATCCAGTTTTCACCCGATGGCAGCCAGATCGCGGCGGTAGTATTTCGCCAGCACGCAGCTCATGTCCTGACCGTTCGCGAGGGCGCCCGCCAGGTTCTTCCGCACCAATACATCTACGGTCTCGACTTCGCGCCGGACGGGACGATGCTCGCGACGGTCGGCTGGGATCGAGTGATTCGACTCTGGAACCCGAAGACAGGTCAGGTGGCGCGCCAAGTTGAGGTTCCCAGCAAAGACAAGCACGACGACGTGCGCATGTACGCCGTCCGATTTTCACCGGACGGACGCACGCTCGCCACCGCGCATATGAGAGCACACGTCTCGCTCTGGGATGTCAAGTCGCTCCAGAACAAGAGCCGCTTCGAGATCGGCGACTTCAGCCGTAACGCGCTGGCCTATTCTTCCGACGGGTTGCGATTGGCGACGGGCAACTACCAAGGTGTTGTGGTTTGGGACGCCCAAACCGGGGCCAAGCTCTGGGACCGCGGCAACATGGGGGACTCGGTTTACACTGTCGAATTTGGCCGAGACGGGCGGAACGTGCTCGCCGGCGGCAACGGCGTGGGTTACCTCTGGGACACGCGGCCGGGTGACCCGCCACGAAAAGAACTGCCCGGCCTTTGGGCCGACCTGATCGGCGACGAGGCCGTGGCCGCCGACCGCGCGTTTTGGGCGCTCGCCGAGCGGCCCGCAGAGGTCGTTCCGCTTCTCGCGACAAAAACAGCGGTCCGAACCGCGCGCGAGGTGAACGCGGACCAAGTGGCGAAACTAATCGCGAAACTAGGGGCGGATGATTTCAAGACGCGTGAAACCGCTGAATCCGAACTGGCGAAGCTCGGTCCCGGGGCTCAGCCGCAATTGGTGAAAGCTCTCTCCGTGAGCGATTCACCCGAGGCACGACTGCGGCTCGGGCGGTTGCTGGCCCGTACTGCGGATAGCGATACTACTCGCCGCCGCTATCAGCGACTTACGGCTCTCCTGGGGCAGATCGACACGCCCGAATCGCGGAAGTTGCTCCGCACGTGGGGCGACACTGCGGTCGATAGCCTCTCTGAGTACGCCACCGCGGCGTTGAAGCGGTGCAGCTCGAGGCAGCCTTAA
- a CDS encoding DUF1580 domain-containing protein, which produces MWRVAVCQTRSAPCGVPRRCGTVPRSTEGLRRAVSHPRSGAGRPGSHLVARSGREGATKSHRTTVLRWITRGVSVRGVKVKLEAVRVGGKYVTSLEAYERFVTACSAGAGLAKPERTPAQMKRDAARADRELDRLMALK; this is translated from the coding sequence ATCTGGCGAGTTGCAGTCTGCCAAACTCGGTCGGCGCCGTGTGGTGTACCGCGTCGGTGCGGAACTGTACCTCGCTCAACGGAGGGCTTAAGACGTGCCGTCTCCCATCCTCGAAGCGGTGCGGGTCGGCCTGGCTCGCATCTCGTCGCTCGCTCCGGGCGGGAGGGCGCGACGAAGTCCCACCGCACGACAGTGCTCCGCTGGATTACCCGCGGTGTGTCAGTTCGTGGTGTGAAAGTAAAACTCGAAGCGGTGCGGGTCGGCGGGAAGTACGTGACCAGCCTTGAGGCTTATGAGCGATTCGTGACTGCTTGCAGTGCCGGTGCAGGTCTGGCAAAACCGGAACGCACACCCGCGCAGATGAAAAGAGATGCAGCAAGAGCAGACAGGGAGCTCGACCGCCTAATGGCTCTCAAGTGA